From Melitaea cinxia chromosome 23, ilMelCinx1.1, whole genome shotgun sequence, the proteins below share one genomic window:
- the LOC123665183 gene encoding 39S ribosomal protein L35, mitochondrial, with translation MFRCATSVLRNIRPLTIPYFYNAAKIIPSEVRSFSTLNSINTSPFTNLRNGSLINKQILDISNNLVVPVRTVTKFSLKSGKRKTVKAVVKRFFRLHWGGWIRTKIGKHKKMWKKSPPQKRRLRQHVFCNGTQNKLLDKMVTRYWKKPKYYVEDPYAPYHTREEFPITRKKPRHEF, from the exons ATGTTTCGATGTGCTACATCag ttcTCCGGAATATACGACCTCTAACGATACCCTACTTCTATAATGCAGCTAAAATTATACCCAGTGAAGTAAGGAGTTTCTCTACGTTAAACTCAATTAACACTTCTCCGTTTACTAATTTACGAAATGGCTctttgataaataaacaaatattagatATTTCAAACAATCTAGTAGTTCCTGTAAGAACAGTAACGAAATTTAGCTTAAAAAGTGGTAAAAGGAAGACAGTTAAAGCTGTTGTGAAAAGATTCTTTCGACTACATTGGGGAGGATGGATAAGAACAAAAATTGGTAAGCATAAGAAAATGTGGAAAAAATCACCCCCGCAGAAGAGACGTCTAAGACAGCATGTTTTTTGTAATGGAACACAGAATAAATTATTGGACAAAATGGTTACCAGGTATTGGAAGAAACCCAAATATTACGTTGAAGACCCATATGCTCCCTACCACACAAGAGAAGAATTTCCCATAACGAGGAAGAAGCCAAGACATGAATTTTAG